The Microbacterium natoriense genomic interval TGTCGTTCATCGTGCTGTATGCGCTGCCGAGCGACCCGGTGGCCCTGCTCGCCGGCGGCGACGCGAGCGATGTGACGCCGGAGCAGCTCGCCGAGCTGACCGCGCAGTACGGCCTCGACAAGCCGCTCGTCGTGCAGTACCTCCTCCGCCTCGGCGGAGTGCTCCGGGGTGACTTCGGCACCTCGATCGCGACCGGACGCCCCGTGTCCGAGGTCATCGGCGAAGCCGTCTCCCCCACTCTGCAGCTCGTCGGGCTCGCCTTCCTGATCGCCGTGCTCGCGGGCGCCGGTCTCGCGGTGCTCGCCACCTATGTGCGAGGGCGCGCACTCTCGACCTTCCTGCTGGGCCTGCCGCCTCTCGGCGTCGCGATCCCCTCGTTCTGGTTCGGGCTGATGCTCATCCAGTGGTTCTCGTTCCAGCTGCCACTGTTCCCGGCGATGGGCGACAAGAGCGCCGTCTCGCTCGTCCTGCCGTCGATCGCCCTCGCGCTGCCGACCGGCGCCATGATCGCGCAGCTGCTCTCGAAGAGCCTGGCCACAGCCCTCGGCGAGGCCTACATCGACACCGCGCGGGCGAAGGGCGCCGACCGTCGTCGAGTGCACCTGCGACATGCGCTGCGCAACGCGGCCCTCCCCGCCATCACGATGACCGGCCTGATCGTCGGTCAGCTGCTCAGCGGCACGGTCGTCACCGAGACCGTCTTCTCACGCCCCGGCGTCGGCCGGGTCACGGCATCCGCGGTGCAGCAGCAGGACATCCCCGTCGTGCAGGGCATCGTGCTGTTCGCGGCCGCCGCCTTCGTTCTCGCCAACCTCGCGGTCGATCTCGTCTACCCGCTGCTCGATCCGCGCATCCAGCTGACGGCGGCACCGCGCCGCCGCCGTCAGACCCCCGTCCCCACGCACGCTGAGGCCCCCGTGGCCGCGGAGGCCGCCACCGACTTCGACACCGACGCCGTACTGGAGGCAGCACGATGAGCGAGACCACCGCCCTGCTGCCCCACACCGCACAGCATCCGGTCGACGGATTCGGTGCGACGGCGGGCGACCGCTTCCAGGACGCGGTCGCCGACCGCGCATCCCGCGCCGCCGCTCGACCGACGTGGACGAGCAGGTTCGGCTGGTTCGCCCGGCGGCCGGCAGCAGCGCTCTCCCTGCTCTGGCTGCTCGTCGTGATCGTCGCCGCGCTCTGGCCGAGCGTCATCGCGCCGGGCGATCCGCTCGTGGGCGTGCCCGCGGAGAACCTGCAGGGGCCGTCGGCGGCGCACTGGTTCGGCACCGACCAGATCGGCCGCGACCTGTTCACGCGCGTCGTGCACGGCACCTCGCTCACCATCAGCGCGGCGTCGATCGCCGTGGCCGTCGGCCTCGTCGTCGGCTCGGTGCTGGGCCTCGTCAGCGGTTTCGCCGGCGGCAGGACGGATGCCGTCATCATGCGCGCCGCCGACGTGCTGCTCGCGATTCCCGGGCTGCTGCTGTCGCTCGCGATCATCACGGCTCTGGGCTTCGGCACCGTCAACGTGGCGATCGCGGTCGGCATCGCCAGTGTGGCGTCGGTGTCGCGCATCATGCGCTCCGAAGTCATAAAGGTGCGCAGTTCCGCGTACATCGAGGCCGCACGCGCCTCGGGCAACGGGTGGCTGCGCGTGCTCCTGCGGCACGTGCTGCCGAACTCCACGGGGCCGGTGATCGTGCTCGGAGTGCTCGAGTTCGGCGGCGCGATCCTCGCGGTGTCGGCGCTGAGCTTCCTCGGCTACGGCGCCCCTGCTCCCGCGCCCGAATGGGGAGCGCTCGTCTCCGGCGGCCGCGACTTCCTGCGAGGCGCCTGGTGGCTCACGACGCTCCCCGGCCTCACCATCGCCCTCACCGTGCTCGCCGCCAACCGGCTGGCGCGAGGGCTCGACGACGAAGGGACGGGCAGACGATGAACGCCCTGCAGCCTCTGCTCGAGATCGATTCGCTCTCGGTCGCCTACCGCACCCCTCGCGGCAGCATCGACGCGGTGCGGGAGGTGAATCTCTCGATCGGCGAAGGAGAGACCGTCGCGGTCGTCGGCGAATCGGGATCCGGCAAGTCCACGACCGTGCACGCGATCATCCGGCTGCTTCCGGATGCGGCACGCATCACCCGCGGATCGATCCGCTTCGAGGGCGCCGACCTCGCGCGAGCCTCGGGTTCGGCGCTGCACGCCGTGCGCGGACGACGGATCGGGTTCGTGCCGCAGGACCCGACGGTGAGTCTCAACCCGGTGCAGCGCATCGGCGTGCAGGTCGCCGAGGTTCTCCGGGTGCACGGGCTCGCCGATCGCCGCAGCAGCGCACGGCTCGCGGTCGAGGCGCTCGAGCGGGCAGGCCTGCCCGACGCCGCCGTGCGCGCGCAGCAGTATCCGCACGAGCTCTCGGGGGGAATGCGTCAGCGTGTGCTGATCGCGATCGCCATCATCGCCGACCCTCGACTGATCATCGCCGACGAGCCGACCAGCGCGCTCGACGTCACGGTGCAGCGGCAGATCCTCGATCACCTCGACGAGCTCAAGCGCGAACGCGGCTCGAGCCTGCTGCTCATCACGCACGATCTCGGCGTCGCCGGCGACCGTGCCGACCGCATCGTCGTGATGTCGCAGGGTGAGATCGTCGAGCAGGGCACTCCCGAGCAGGTGCTGCTCACGCCCCAGCATCCGTACACCCGGCAGCTGATCGCCGCGGCACCCAGCCTGAACGCGCGCGGTGCCGGAGCCCATCGCGAGCCCTCACCCGAGGCGAGGCGGTCTTCGCTCGTGCTGCAGGGGCGGCCCGGCGATCCGTTCGCGGAGCGCGAGGCGGAGACGGCGGCTCTCGATGCCCTGGCCTCCTCCGTCGTCGATCCGGTTCTGCGCGTGGAGCGGCTCGTGAAGGAGTTCGCGCTTCCCGGTGCGGCTCGCGGAGTGCAGCGCGCGGTGGACGGTGTGAGCTTCTCGATCGAACGGGGCCGCACCCTGGCCCTCGTCGGCGAATCCGGATCGGGCAAGACCACGACCGCGCGACTGGCGCTGCGCCTGGCCGAACCGACGTCCGGCGCCGTGCTGATCGACGGCGTCGACGTCACTGGGCTCCGGGGGTCCGCCCTCCGCCAGCTGCGCCGCCGCATCCAGCTCGTGCAGCAGAACCCGTACGCCGCTCTCAACCCGCGTCTGAGCATCGAGGCGATCATCACCGACCCGCTGCGGGCGTACCGACTCGGCACGGCCGCACAGCGCCGACGCCGGGCCGCGGAACTCGTCGACGTCGTGGCCCTGCCGTCGTCGGTGCTGCAGCGCAGGCCGTCGGAGCTGTCAGGCGGCCAGAGGCAGCGTGTGGCGATCGCGAGAGCGCTGGCCATCTCGCCCGAGCTCCTGGTTCTCGACGAGCCGGTCTCGGCGCTCGACGTCTCGATCCAGCATCAGATCCTCGAGCTGCTGAGCGGCATCCAGCAGGAATTCGGGCTCAGCTATCTCTTCATCTCTCACGACCTCGCCGTCGTGCGCCAGATCGCGCACACCGTCGGTGTGATGCAGCGCGGACGACTGGTCGAATCGGGCACCGCCGATGAGGTCTTCCAGAACCCGCGCGCCGAGTACACCCGCACTCTGCTCGACGCGATCCCCGGTCGCCTCACGACCGCCCTGTAACCCCCGCACCCGCACCCGCACCCGCACCCGCACAAGGAGTCTTCATGAACCGCACCCGCATCATCCTCGTCGCCGCGCTGGCGGTGACGACCGGACTCGTCCTCAGCGCCTGCGCCGGCGCCGCCCCAGCCGGCACCTCCGACTCCGACGCCGCAGCGACCCCCGTCGACGGCGGAGACCTCACGTTCGCGATCGCGAACGACCCGATCTCGCTCAACCCGTCCGGCATCGGCTCGGGCAACGACACCTGGTACGTGACCCGCCAGCTCGTCGACTCGCTGCTCTACCAGAACCCCGACACCGGCGAGCTGGAACCGTGGCTCGCGACCTCGTACACGGCTAACGACGACGCGACCGCGTTCACGTTCGAGCTGCGCGACGACGTCACGTTCTCTGACGGCACGCCGTTCACGGCGGCGAACGTCAAGGCGACCTTCGACGACATCATCGCAGCAGGCGCTCTGAGCCAGTCCGTGAGCAGCTTCGTCGGCTACCAGGAGACGAAGATCATCGACGACGACACGGTCGAAGTCGACTTCAGCACCCCGAATGCCGCGTTCCCGAATTCGACGGCCGCGGTCGGCCTCGGAATCGTCGGAGACGCCACCCTCGCGGTGCCCTTCGCCGAACGGGCGGACGGGAAGTCCGTGGTCGGCACCGGCCCGTTCACGCTCGACACGTACACGAAGGATGTCGAGACCGTACTCACCGCACGCGACGAATACGCCTGGGCGCCGGAGGCGCTCGGCAACGACGGTCGCGCCCACCTCGACACCGTGACGTTCCAGATCGTGCCGGAGGCGAGTGTGCGCACGGGGAGCCTGACCTCGGATCAGGTCGACGTGATCGGCGGCGTGCAGCCGAACGACGTGCAGACCCTCGATGATGCCGGGTACCCGCTGGTCTCACGAGGGAACCCGGGCATCAGCTTCGGCCTGTCGTTCAACCTCGCGCGTCCCGTCGTGTCCGACATCGCGGTGCGCGAGGCCATCTCGACCGCCATCGACCCGAAGGTCGTGCGCGACACCGCGCTGAACGACCTCTTCCACGTGGCCACGAGCGCGCTCGCCAAGAACACCCCGTCGTGGGCTGACGAGAGCGAGCACTTCTCCCACGACCCGGACCACGCATCCGAGCTGCTCGACGAGGCGGGGTGGACCGAGGGCGCCGACGGCATCCGCACCAAGGACGGCCAGCCGTTGACCCTCCACCTCGCCTGGATCACGAACTTCGGCCCCAACCAGACGTCGCTCGAGCTGATCCAGCAACAGCTCAAGGCCGTCGGCATCGACGTCGTGCTCGAGGGCAGCACGGTTCCCGAGTTCCTCGAGAAGCAGGCCTCCGGCGACTTCGACATCGTCTGGGGCAACCTGTCTCGTGCGGACGGAGACGTGCTGCGCACGCAGTACTCGGTGGCGACGACCAAGCTCAACATCGACGATCCCGAGCTCGAGGCGCTGCTGCAGGGCCAGCTCGCCGCGGGTGACAAGGCGGCGCGCGACAAGATCCTCGCCGAGGCGCAGGCCCGAATCGCGAGCCAGTACTACCAGATCCCGGTGCACGAGCTCACCTCGATCCTCTCGACGCAGTCCTCCGTGCACGGCGTGTCGTTCGGCGCCGACTCCCGGCTGGATTCTCTCGTGGGCGCGTGGAAGGACGCGAACTGATGACCGAGCAGAAGATCATCGACGCCGGTTTCACA includes:
- a CDS encoding ABC transporter permease gives rise to the protein MPATPTSRSTIVRYIASRLGQSLIVLWAAYTVSFIVLYALPSDPVALLAGGDASDVTPEQLAELTAQYGLDKPLVVQYLLRLGGVLRGDFGTSIATGRPVSEVIGEAVSPTLQLVGLAFLIAVLAGAGLAVLATYVRGRALSTFLLGLPPLGVAIPSFWFGLMLIQWFSFQLPLFPAMGDKSAVSLVLPSIALALPTGAMIAQLLSKSLATALGEAYIDTARAKGADRRRVHLRHALRNAALPAITMTGLIVGQLLSGTVVTETVFSRPGVGRVTASAVQQQDIPVVQGIVLFAAAAFVLANLAVDLVYPLLDPRIQLTAAPRRRRQTPVPTHAEAPVAAEAATDFDTDAVLEAAR
- a CDS encoding ABC transporter permease — encoded protein: MSETTALLPHTAQHPVDGFGATAGDRFQDAVADRASRAAARPTWTSRFGWFARRPAAALSLLWLLVVIVAALWPSVIAPGDPLVGVPAENLQGPSAAHWFGTDQIGRDLFTRVVHGTSLTISAASIAVAVGLVVGSVLGLVSGFAGGRTDAVIMRAADVLLAIPGLLLSLAIITALGFGTVNVAIAVGIASVASVSRIMRSEVIKVRSSAYIEAARASGNGWLRVLLRHVLPNSTGPVIVLGVLEFGGAILAVSALSFLGYGAPAPAPEWGALVSGGRDFLRGAWWLTTLPGLTIALTVLAANRLARGLDDEGTGRR
- a CDS encoding dipeptide ABC transporter ATP-binding protein — its product is MNALQPLLEIDSLSVAYRTPRGSIDAVREVNLSIGEGETVAVVGESGSGKSTTVHAIIRLLPDAARITRGSIRFEGADLARASGSALHAVRGRRIGFVPQDPTVSLNPVQRIGVQVAEVLRVHGLADRRSSARLAVEALERAGLPDAAVRAQQYPHELSGGMRQRVLIAIAIIADPRLIIADEPTSALDVTVQRQILDHLDELKRERGSSLLLITHDLGVAGDRADRIVVMSQGEIVEQGTPEQVLLTPQHPYTRQLIAAAPSLNARGAGAHREPSPEARRSSLVLQGRPGDPFAEREAETAALDALASSVVDPVLRVERLVKEFALPGAARGVQRAVDGVSFSIERGRTLALVGESGSGKTTTARLALRLAEPTSGAVLIDGVDVTGLRGSALRQLRRRIQLVQQNPYAALNPRLSIEAIITDPLRAYRLGTAAQRRRRAAELVDVVALPSSVLQRRPSELSGGQRQRVAIARALAISPELLVLDEPVSALDVSIQHQILELLSGIQQEFGLSYLFISHDLAVVRQIAHTVGVMQRGRLVESGTADEVFQNPRAEYTRTLLDAIPGRLTTAL
- a CDS encoding ABC transporter substrate-binding protein gives rise to the protein MNRTRIILVAALAVTTGLVLSACAGAAPAGTSDSDAAATPVDGGDLTFAIANDPISLNPSGIGSGNDTWYVTRQLVDSLLYQNPDTGELEPWLATSYTANDDATAFTFELRDDVTFSDGTPFTAANVKATFDDIIAAGALSQSVSSFVGYQETKIIDDDTVEVDFSTPNAAFPNSTAAVGLGIVGDATLAVPFAERADGKSVVGTGPFTLDTYTKDVETVLTARDEYAWAPEALGNDGRAHLDTVTFQIVPEASVRTGSLTSDQVDVIGGVQPNDVQTLDDAGYPLVSRGNPGISFGLSFNLARPVVSDIAVREAISTAIDPKVVRDTALNDLFHVATSALAKNTPSWADESEHFSHDPDHASELLDEAGWTEGADGIRTKDGQPLTLHLAWITNFGPNQTSLELIQQQLKAVGIDVVLEGSTVPEFLEKQASGDFDIVWGNLSRADGDVLRTQYSVATTKLNIDDPELEALLQGQLAAGDKAARDKILAEAQARIASQYYQIPVHELTSILSTQSSVHGVSFGADSRLDSLVGAWKDAN